The Stomoxys calcitrans chromosome 3, idStoCalc2.1, whole genome shotgun sequence genome includes a region encoding these proteins:
- the LOC106088378 gene encoding uncharacterized protein LOC106088378, with product MHSSSLECSGSKLIGRYDFSFLPGKPCPGKTRPHKTRCNAYYKCTELNVDKHVWVPTQCEEGLVYEHSLEVCVLPADDWECGQKDQSEKSTTSSKKNDQGPSHKEADYYVVSNSNDEMDENYINDKYDDGKVEIIIGTGISKEEDDEANENDDLYDGSGNGSEMVELDDMINAENRETNDSPPMDMEKKEELNEVLQTIKTKAEIGQPSSNIDPNLTAHLQRLTQLVDGLKQTYQAHNEKEPTQDLRPDQLNAFLAHFNIKNTIDSLDPNGEHETVTLASIKTSNKTTGVKNETNKNLTPETKVVLTNIIPKRYGSQHGTSNGGGYSNSQIVVNRPEGAVLFALPADHHFGEHAEHYSDNSPKISQETLKTVLELSKQMIASQNMPNVIQNPAYYTPSLVQPILLAQSPFSSDYYAGRPDQHLDHSGGFNSVFSSDYHNRRYKPYKKPAKNSYDNPTTIIHNNVIPLHLSSTGPGSGDKQVLDSYGQKLGLYPPIDVQGERPDILDNVYDHDHDHHQEEYESNKYSTHTTRRPLTTDTPAYGNTVRPFDFHPTSATFNKYFTPSEHLSNHNVNNIFQTTDNYGNLVKKRRPSSASQISSAYHGDASNQDNYGLTQSGSNPGYQHSSPQAIYSEDHIQQHQPQYPDSIDEDESDVITYTYGHKKPVHVDGNLHLQYASDDTAQAVFSTGKNPYMGRPSSMFTSNSYNTLPTSSSSSSASKNKYNRPSTGYSEGSQLVNFGGNFISVDVFQNSILPLLGGNTPAANVEVITCAAGVRQPNTTDCTRYYVCSKKDGKVLSYSCPPYTGFNSATRICDARTYAQCSPDVASNMYPSYSISENKRLQLETLKALQEAKRKQALQQQQAQQVANILQQYSAPIESPGETNMLHSYMQQAASLASIATSTTSRPYVTNSPTKKRKYYCKEGDKIADQTSINSYFVCYKNAQGQMKGHKMTCSKGLLFCPQSTMCTLPSKCS from the exons ATGCATTCAAGTAGTTTAGAATGTTCTGGTAGTAAGCTTATTGGTCGATACGATTTTAGTTTTTTGCCAG GTAAACCATGTCCCGGAAAAACAAGACCCCATAAGACTCGATGTAATGCCTACTACAAATGCACAGAACTTAATGTGGATAAGCATGTCTGGGTACCGACCCAGTGCGAAGAAGGACTTGTGTACGAACACAGCCTGGAAGTCTGTGTTTTGCCTGCAGACGATTGGGAGTGTGGACAAAAGGATCAAAGCGAAAAATCGACAACCTCCTCAAAAAAGAACGATCAAGGTCCATCGCATAAGGAAGCCGATTATTACGTAGTTTCCAATAGCAATGACGAGATGGATGAAAATTACATCAACGACAAATACGACGATGGCAAAGTGGAAATTATCATAGGCACAGGAATTAGCAAGGAAGAAGATGATGAAGCCAATGAAAATGATGATCTCTACGATGGAAGTGGCAATGGAAGCGAAATGGTGGAATTAGACGATATGATCAATGCAGAAAATCGAGAGACCAATGAT TCTCCCCCAATGGATATGGAGAAAAAAGAGGAATTGAATGAGGTCCTTCAAACCATTAAAACTAAAGCCGAAATTGGCCAGCCTTCCTCTAACATTGATCCCAATTTGACTGCCCATCTACAAAGGTTGACACAGCTGGTAGATGGTCTGAAGCAGACATATCAGGCACATAACGAAAAGGAGCCGACACAAGACTTAAGACCTGATCAATTAAATGCCTTCCTGGCCCATTTCAATATAAAGAATACAATCGATAGCCTAGATCCCAATGGGGAACACGAGACAGTAACGTTGGCCAGCATAAAGACATCGAACAAGACTACGGGAGTcaaaaacgaaacaaataaaaatttaacccCAGAGACTAAAGTGGTTCTAACCAATATTATACCCAAACGATATGGCTCTCAGCACGGCACTTCCAATGGAGGTGGATACAGCAATTCTCAAATTGTGGTAAATCGTCCAGAGGGAGCGGTTCTATTTGCCTTACCAGCAGATCACCATTTTGGCGAGCATGCGGAGCACTACTCAGATAATTCACCAAAAATATCCCAAGAAACTTTAAAGACTGTGCTGGAATTATCCAAGCAAATGATAGCCTCCCAGAATATGCCAAATGTAATACAAAACCCGGCCTACTACACACCCTCGCTGGTGCAACCTATTCTGCTTGCCCAAAGCCCATTTTCTAGCGATTACTATGCCGGAAGACCTGACCAACATTTGGATCACTCTGGCGGATTTAACAGTGTCTTCAGCAGTGATTATCATAATCGCCGTTACAAACCCTACAAGAAGCCTGCCAAGAATTCATATGACAATCCCACTACCATCATACACAACAATGTCATACCATTGCATTTGAGTTCAACGGGACCGGGTTCAGGTGATAAACAAGTACTGGATAGCTATGGGCAGAAATTAGGCCTATATCCTCCTATCGATGTTCAAGGAGAAAGGCCTGATATCCTGGACAATGTCTATGATCATGACCATGACCACCACCAAGAGGAATACGAAAGTAACAAATACTCGACCCACACAACTCGAAGACCCTTGACCACAGATACGCCAGCCTATGGTAATACTGTGCGTCCCTTTGATTTTCATCCAACCTCGGCcactttcaataaatattttacacCCAGTGAGCATTTGAGCAATCACAATGTCAACAATATCTTTCAAACGACAGACAATTATGGAAATCTAGTAAAGAAAAGAAGGCCTTCTTCAGCCTCGCAGATTTCCTCGGCATACCATGGAGATGCCTCAAATCAAGATAATTATGGCTTAACACAAAGTGGCTCAAACCCAGGGTATCAACATTCCAGCCCACAGGCAATTTATTCCGAGGATCACATTCAGCAACATCAGCCCCAATATCCGGATAGTATCGATGAGGATGAATCTGATGTTATCACATACACCTATGGACACAAAAAGCCAGTGCATGTAGATGGAAATCTACATCTTCAATACGCATCAGATGACACGGCTCAAGCTGTGTTTAGTACGGGTAAAAATCCCTACATGGGTAGACCCTCTTCAATGTTTACCTCCAATTCCTATAACACGTtaccaacatcatcatcatcttcctctGCCAGCAAAAACAAGTACAACCGTCCATCTACGGGCTATAGTGAAGGATCACAACTGGTAAATTTTGGTGGAAATTTTATAAGCGTTGATGTTTTCCAAAATTCCATACTTCCGTTATTAGGAGGAAATACGCCTGCGGCCAATGTTGAGGTCATAACCTGTGCGGCCGGGGTAAGACAGCCCAATACAACGGACTGTACTCGCTACTATGTATGCAGCAAGAAGGATGGCAAAGTTCTCTCCTACTCATGCCCTCCATATACAGGCTTCAATAGTGCAACTCGCATATGTGATGCTAGAACGTATGCCCAATGCAGTCCTGACGTAGCATCCAACATGTACCCCAGCTACTCCATATCAGAAAATAAACGCCTACAATTGGAGACATTAAAAGCTTTACAAGAGGCCAAGCGCAAACAAGCTCTCCAACAACAGCAAGCTCAACAGGTGGCTAATATTCTGCAACAATACTCCGCACCGATAGAGAGCCCCGGTGAAACGAATATGCTGCACTCGTACATGCAGCAGGCCGCCTCTTTGGCCTCTATTGCCACCAGTACCACATCACGGCCCTATGTGACAAATTCGCCgacgaaaaaaagaaaatactaCTGCAAGGAGGGAGATAAGATAGCCGACCAGACATCCATCAATAGCTATTTTGTCTGCTACAAAAATGCCCAAGGCCAAATGAAGGGCCACAAAATGACCTGTTCCAAAGGATTGCTATTCTGTCCGCAATCGACCATGTGTACCTTGCCATCGAAATGTTCCTAA